From a single Daphnia pulex isolate KAP4 chromosome 2, ASM2113471v1 genomic region:
- the LOC124204079 gene encoding uncharacterized protein LOC124204079 isoform X1, with amino-acid sequence MAKSTVNSPVILIKCTDESLIITTMCSFFKPKLSLDNMDLIYCISLLDSWIHSKKVIVFRWTSEDDNKTPYDFTDYSIPENCDGSKLIMKTGFILLHCDDVSKIALERDRAIMENIDQTKTRLSSKVKRSLCYPTMVPRPAGYTLDDEDENCGDDGVITDISQSQPQPSKKRTYAELDKENMELHSKIQKHFYRNEGACSGFGTHFEKFYSPTGLSVGLLVYS; translated from the exons ATGGCAAAGTCAACAGTCAATTCCCCAGTCATTCTTATTAAGTGTACTGATGAGAGCCTTATCATCACTACAATGTGCAGTTTCTTCAAGCCTAAACTTAGTCTAGATAACATGGATTTGATCTACTGCATCTCTTTGTTGGATTCATGGATCCATAGTAAAAAGGTCATCGTATTCAG ATGGACTAGTGAGGATGATAATAAAACCCCTTATGATTTCACCGATTATTCAATTCCAGAGAATTGTGATGGAAGTAAATTGATAATGAAGACTGGCTTCATTCTCCTTCACTGTG ATGATGTTTCCAAAATTGCATTGGAAAGAGACAGAGCTATCATGGAAAATATTGATCAGACTAAAACAAGGCTTTCTTCAAAGGTAAAGCGTTCCCTTTGTTATCCAACAATGGTTCCAAGACCTGCTGGTTATACCcttgatgatgaagacgaGAATTGTGGTGATGATGGTGTTATAACTGATATATCACAGTCACAACCTCAAccttcaaagaaaagaacttaTGCAGAATTGGACAAA gaAAACATGGAACTACAcagtaaaattcaaaaacatttctaCAGAAATGAAGGAGCATGTTCTGGATTTGGgacacattttgaaaaattctacagCCCTACAGGCCTGTCTGTCGGCCTGCTTGTCTACTCTTAG
- the LOC124204079 gene encoding uncharacterized protein LOC124204079 isoform X2 — translation MCSFFKPKLSLDNMDLIYCISLLDSWIHSKKVIVFRWTSEDDNKTPYDFTDYSIPENCDGSKLIMKTGFILLHCDDVSKIALERDRAIMENIDQTKTRLSSKVKRSLCYPTMVPRPAGYTLDDEDENCGDDGVITDISQSQPQPSKKRTYAELDKENMELHSKIQKHFYRNEGACSGFGTHFEKFYSPTGLSVGLLVYS, via the exons ATGTGCAGTTTCTTCAAGCCTAAACTTAGTCTAGATAACATGGATTTGATCTACTGCATCTCTTTGTTGGATTCATGGATCCATAGTAAAAAGGTCATCGTATTCAG ATGGACTAGTGAGGATGATAATAAAACCCCTTATGATTTCACCGATTATTCAATTCCAGAGAATTGTGATGGAAGTAAATTGATAATGAAGACTGGCTTCATTCTCCTTCACTGTG ATGATGTTTCCAAAATTGCATTGGAAAGAGACAGAGCTATCATGGAAAATATTGATCAGACTAAAACAAGGCTTTCTTCAAAGGTAAAGCGTTCCCTTTGTTATCCAACAATGGTTCCAAGACCTGCTGGTTATACCcttgatgatgaagacgaGAATTGTGGTGATGATGGTGTTATAACTGATATATCACAGTCACAACCTCAAccttcaaagaaaagaacttaTGCAGAATTGGACAAA gaAAACATGGAACTACAcagtaaaattcaaaaacatttctaCAGAAATGAAGGAGCATGTTCTGGATTTGGgacacattttgaaaaattctacagCCCTACAGGCCTGTCTGTCGGCCTGCTTGTCTACTCTTAG